One part of the Arthrobacter sp. B1I2 genome encodes these proteins:
- a CDS encoding amino acid ABC transporter ATP-binding protein: protein MSEVLLEATNIHKSFGSLQVLKGVSLQVQRGGVTCIIGPSGSGKSTFLRSLNHLESIDTGTVHVDGELIGFRRNGSKFTTLPEKTLAKQRARIGMVFQSFNLFPHMTVLENVIEAPCQVLGMSRKDAIAVAEPLLVRVSLADKMKAYPRQLSGGQQQRVAIARALAMRPKVMLFDEPTSALDPELVGEVLDVMRDLADEGLTMIVVTHEIGFAREVADTLVFMDNGCIVEQGNPKEVLSRPQHPRTKDFLSRVL, encoded by the coding sequence ATGTCAGAAGTCCTTCTTGAGGCAACAAATATCCATAAGTCCTTCGGCAGCTTGCAGGTGCTGAAAGGCGTGAGTCTGCAGGTGCAACGCGGAGGTGTGACGTGCATTATCGGCCCGTCAGGTTCCGGGAAAAGCACATTCCTCCGTAGCCTGAACCACCTTGAATCGATTGACACCGGAACCGTGCACGTCGACGGCGAGCTTATAGGGTTTCGCCGCAACGGGTCGAAGTTCACAACACTTCCGGAGAAGACACTGGCCAAGCAGCGCGCCCGCATCGGAATGGTATTCCAGTCCTTTAACCTGTTCCCTCACATGACAGTTCTGGAAAACGTCATCGAGGCACCGTGCCAGGTCCTCGGGATGTCGCGAAAGGACGCCATCGCCGTAGCCGAGCCACTGCTGGTCCGGGTGAGCCTGGCAGACAAGATGAAAGCATATCCGCGGCAGCTTTCCGGCGGACAGCAGCAGCGGGTGGCAATCGCTCGTGCCCTTGCCATGCGACCGAAGGTCATGTTGTTTGATGAGCCAACATCAGCGCTGGACCCCGAGCTTGTCGGAGAGGTTCTCGACGTCATGCGCGACCTGGCCGACGAGGGGCTGACGATGATCGTTGTCACGCACGAAATCGGCTTCGCCCGCGAAGTCGCGGACACTTTGGTTTTCATGGACAACGGATGCATCGTCGAGCAGGGAAACCCGAAAGAGGTCCTGTCCCGGCCTCAGCACCCACGCACAAAGGACTTCCTTTCCAGGGTTCTTTAG
- a CDS encoding zinc-binding dehydrogenase encodes MKAMAFTEFGDPDTLQMMDLPDPVAGPGQAVIRVGAVGVNHFDLDIRAGLSRLDHPSPHILGMEFAGEIVSLGSDTEGWSVGDHVTPLYQVACRECPACEAGEQTHCVRLQMYGVQRAGGYAQLALANTRDLVRLPEGTEWETAAAVQLTYGTAWHCLITRAKLQPGETVLISAAGSGVGTAGVQIAKMTGARVIATAGSAEKLERARENGADEVINYTTENLTERVMELTNGRGVDVAFEHVGGKIFEDTFASVAKQGRITVCGGHAGEVVNLDLIELFRTERTILGCCRASHGELRKVLDLVAQGRLHPIVGNTLPLEQAAQAHRLLDDRAAYGKVVLTP; translated from the coding sequence ATGAAAGCAATGGCATTCACTGAATTCGGTGATCCGGACACACTGCAGATGATGGACCTGCCGGACCCTGTTGCAGGCCCCGGCCAGGCAGTCATCCGCGTAGGCGCCGTTGGCGTGAACCACTTCGACCTGGACATCCGCGCCGGACTGTCCCGCCTCGACCACCCCTCACCCCACATCCTGGGCATGGAATTCGCCGGCGAAATCGTCTCCCTGGGCTCCGACACCGAAGGCTGGAGCGTAGGGGACCATGTCACTCCCCTGTACCAGGTAGCCTGCCGCGAATGCCCGGCCTGCGAAGCGGGCGAGCAGACCCACTGCGTCCGCCTGCAGATGTACGGCGTACAGCGCGCCGGCGGCTACGCCCAGCTGGCACTGGCCAACACCCGCGACCTGGTCCGCCTGCCCGAAGGCACCGAATGGGAAACAGCCGCAGCCGTCCAGCTCACCTACGGCACGGCCTGGCACTGCCTGATCACCCGCGCCAAACTCCAGCCCGGCGAAACGGTCCTCATCTCCGCCGCCGGCAGCGGCGTCGGCACCGCAGGAGTCCAGATCGCCAAAATGACCGGCGCCCGCGTCATCGCAACCGCCGGCTCCGCGGAAAAACTCGAACGCGCCCGCGAGAACGGTGCCGATGAAGTGATCAACTACACCACCGAAAACCTCACCGAACGCGTCATGGAACTGACCAACGGCCGCGGCGTGGACGTCGCCTTCGAACACGTCGGCGGCAAGATCTTCGAGGACACCTTCGCCTCCGTCGCCAAGCAGGGACGCATCACCGTCTGCGGCGGCCACGCCGGCGAAGTCGTCAACCTCGACCTAATCGAACTGTTCCGCACCGAACGCACCATCCTGGGCTGCTGCCGCGCAAGCCACGGCGAACTCCGCAAAGTCCTCGACCTCGTCGCCCAGGGACGCCTGCACCCCATCGTCGGAAACACCCTCCCCCTCGAACAGGCAGCACAAGCCCACCGACTCCTCGATGACCGCGCCGCCTACGGCAAAGTCGTCCTCACCCCCTAA
- a CDS encoding NAD-dependent epimerase/dehydratase family protein → MTTIVFGAAGFVGVNIVRQLLLDGEEVIMADVFEPDKLVWDFLPNQGQGAKFVFVDTRNRTQVRDAVGALDIDRAVIAAALTPLTLDTERDRFLEAVDVNLVGTVNALDAVRAAGVGRIVFISSETVYGHHDEMTPVTEDISRGKSFSLYDITKYAGEALCLRYAEIHGLDLVSARLCAPYGPMERDNGSRPVTSLPALLVREAREGRPLRLPAQEIPDRAHVFDVAAAVSALLFAQELSHRTYNVGAGRPVTGDDIAAAVQKIYGERPVERLPVDPQSRLLHGVLVTDRLEADTGWRPQFDIDSGVAQYADWVEACQHRINRP, encoded by the coding sequence ATGACAACCATAGTCTTTGGGGCAGCCGGCTTCGTCGGAGTCAACATCGTTCGTCAGCTTCTGCTTGACGGCGAAGAGGTCATCATGGCCGATGTTTTCGAACCAGACAAACTCGTGTGGGACTTCCTGCCCAATCAGGGTCAGGGCGCCAAGTTCGTTTTCGTCGACACACGTAACCGTACTCAGGTTCGGGATGCGGTTGGCGCGCTGGACATTGACCGTGCAGTTATCGCGGCCGCTCTGACGCCGTTGACCCTTGATACCGAACGGGACCGCTTCCTGGAGGCCGTCGACGTCAATCTTGTCGGCACCGTCAACGCTCTTGACGCCGTTCGCGCAGCGGGAGTCGGCCGTATCGTCTTCATTTCCAGCGAGACCGTTTACGGCCATCATGACGAAATGACACCGGTAACCGAAGACATCTCACGGGGAAAATCGTTTTCTCTGTACGACATAACGAAATACGCAGGAGAGGCGCTCTGTCTTCGGTACGCAGAGATTCATGGCCTGGATCTGGTGTCGGCGCGCCTTTGCGCTCCCTATGGGCCGATGGAGCGGGACAATGGCTCACGGCCAGTCACATCGTTGCCCGCTCTGCTCGTGCGGGAAGCACGCGAGGGGCGTCCACTTCGGCTTCCCGCACAGGAAATCCCTGACAGGGCGCACGTATTTGACGTGGCGGCAGCGGTATCGGCGTTGCTCTTCGCGCAGGAGCTTTCGCACCGCACTTACAACGTTGGTGCCGGGCGTCCCGTTACGGGCGACGATATAGCGGCAGCGGTCCAGAAGATCTACGGCGAACGTCCGGTTGAGCGACTCCCGGTCGATCCACAGTCGCGGTTACTCCACGGTGTGCTGGTGACAGATCGGCTAGAGGCGGACACCGGCTGGCGTCCGCAGTTCGACATCGACTCCGGCGTCGCACAATATGCTGACTGGGTAGAGGCTTGCCAGCATCGCATAAACCGCCCCTAG
- a CDS encoding ABC transporter substrate-binding protein: protein MFVTVMVAASAMLAACGSSAGSLPPASSSTSGPDEGKFANLLPQELRDKGTLNIAMPNYPAAVIKTGPEEPTGFEVDLAKKLGSLLGMKVKLEVPQFDTIIPGLQSGRYDLAMGLIGINPTRQKQLAFVSTTNAPDGFLARKGSGLSINSLKDACGHSVASVTGSQEANALQSVEAECAAAGNPITVSLFQDTGQTQLALQSSRVDLVLSGTSPLVYVIRQFPDKFELAGTLPADVIPSLCGIAIPPQPSWQQEAEALQTAVNYLLDSGWQKQSLQQWQFDVGLIEKSDIYPFTGSSASGTDSASPAP from the coding sequence TTGTTCGTCACCGTGATGGTTGCGGCCTCCGCCATGCTTGCTGCCTGCGGTTCGTCCGCAGGGAGTCTGCCCCCTGCCTCAAGCTCGACCAGCGGCCCCGACGAGGGGAAGTTCGCCAATCTGCTTCCTCAGGAGCTGCGAGACAAGGGCACACTGAACATTGCAATGCCGAACTACCCCGCCGCCGTTATCAAGACCGGTCCGGAAGAACCGACGGGTTTCGAAGTGGACTTGGCGAAGAAGCTCGGATCCCTCCTCGGCATGAAGGTCAAACTGGAGGTTCCTCAGTTCGACACCATCATTCCAGGGCTTCAGTCGGGGCGATACGACCTCGCGATGGGCCTCATCGGCATCAACCCCACGCGTCAGAAGCAATTGGCTTTCGTTTCCACAACCAATGCTCCCGACGGGTTCCTTGCCCGCAAGGGAAGCGGCCTAAGCATCAATAGCTTGAAGGATGCCTGTGGGCACTCCGTAGCGTCGGTAACAGGGTCCCAAGAGGCGAATGCACTCCAGTCTGTTGAAGCGGAGTGCGCAGCGGCAGGCAACCCGATAACTGTCAGCCTGTTTCAGGACACCGGACAGACTCAGCTCGCCTTGCAGTCTTCACGCGTCGATCTGGTCCTCAGCGGGACCAGCCCGCTTGTATACGTGATTAGGCAGTTCCCCGACAAGTTCGAACTCGCCGGGACGCTGCCGGCGGACGTCATCCCGAGCCTCTGCGGCATCGCAATCCCGCCCCAGCCATCCTGGCAACAGGAGGCGGAAGCGCTGCAGACCGCCGTCAACTATCTGCTGGACAGCGGCTGGCAGAAGCAGAGCCTTCAGCAGTGGCAGTTTGACGTTGGTCTTATCGAAAAGTCAGATATTTATCCGTTCACTGGTTCCAGTGCGAGCGGGACTGACAGCGCCAGCCCTGCCCCTTAG
- a CDS encoding TetR/AcrR family transcriptional regulator — translation MSTLWYFGSICPMKGGSDMVAKGRPRVFDVEEAVEAAMNLFWERGYEGASLAELRDVMGLSSASFYNTFGSKEELFERVVSRYVDMPNKVTQIVGDTSLDPREAIAQFLHGSVDAQTDPNRPRGCMLALNGSIGGTGLPEAAKESIVSRRAADRARVRGCVERAVASAVLKPDTDVEAFTAALHGFVLGIAPQARDGLDAAQLHRSAEVLLMAWDAAATKK, via the coding sequence GTGAGCACCCTGTGGTATTTTGGATCGATCTGTCCAATGAAGGGAGGTTCAGACATGGTTGCGAAAGGACGTCCTCGTGTCTTCGACGTCGAGGAAGCCGTTGAGGCGGCGATGAACCTCTTTTGGGAGCGCGGTTATGAGGGGGCTTCTCTAGCTGAGCTTAGAGATGTAATGGGATTGTCGTCGGCGAGCTTCTACAACACTTTCGGGTCCAAGGAAGAACTCTTTGAACGGGTTGTTAGCCGCTACGTTGACATGCCGAATAAGGTGACTCAAATCGTTGGTGACACGTCGCTGGACCCGCGAGAAGCCATTGCGCAGTTCCTCCATGGCTCAGTCGATGCGCAAACGGATCCAAACCGGCCCCGTGGCTGCATGTTGGCTCTTAACGGCTCGATCGGTGGAACAGGCCTACCAGAAGCGGCAAAAGAGTCTATCGTCAGCCGACGCGCCGCAGACAGGGCCCGCGTCCGTGGCTGCGTGGAGCGAGCGGTGGCCAGCGCTGTTCTAAAGCCCGACACTGACGTGGAGGCGTTTACCGCAGCCCTGCACGGCTTCGTCCTTGGAATCGCACCCCAGGCCCGTGATGGTTTGGACGCAGCCCAGCTGCACCGGTCCGCCGAAGTCCTGCTCATGGCATGGGACGCAGCAGCAACAAAGAAATAG
- a CDS encoding SDR family NAD(P)-dependent oxidoreductase: protein MPARTTDHQNDEPWLPRSPGSTEENDLARLKGKIALVSGGSSGLGRAIALRFGQEGATVIVSDQREQPIWASGSPPPGDALPTADAIRATGGTADFVECDVTDVDAVDAVLGDAGGITGRVDIVVNAAAMFNRLPIADTTDEDWEQLIGVNLTGSFYLCRATIRQFLKQDLVNEVRGRLINLSSQHGIVAPPGNFSYAVSKAGVAQMTRQLALDYATEGILVNAVAPGFVVTGSHEGGPEYLENGQEAPAYALGSSRTPYPRLGRPDDIAGAALYLASDDCTFMSGHNMLVDGGWTIW, encoded by the coding sequence ATGCCGGCTCGCACCACGGATCACCAAAATGACGAACCATGGCTTCCCAGAAGTCCCGGGTCCACGGAGGAAAATGACTTGGCCAGATTGAAAGGCAAAATCGCACTTGTTTCGGGTGGCTCATCCGGTCTAGGACGGGCAATCGCTCTGAGATTCGGTCAGGAGGGAGCGACCGTCATAGTGAGCGACCAACGGGAACAGCCGATATGGGCCTCGGGCTCTCCTCCGCCTGGGGACGCCCTGCCCACGGCTGATGCGATCCGAGCAACGGGAGGCACTGCGGACTTCGTCGAGTGCGACGTAACTGATGTAGACGCCGTTGATGCTGTACTCGGTGATGCTGGAGGCATCACCGGCCGCGTAGACATCGTCGTCAATGCCGCCGCCATGTTCAACCGGCTTCCCATCGCCGACACCACTGACGAGGACTGGGAACAGCTGATAGGAGTGAATCTGACCGGCTCGTTTTACCTTTGCCGGGCGACAATCAGGCAGTTCCTCAAGCAAGACCTGGTGAACGAAGTCCGTGGGCGGCTCATCAATCTTTCCTCGCAACATGGAATTGTTGCCCCTCCAGGCAACTTTAGCTATGCCGTTTCAAAGGCCGGGGTAGCACAAATGACGCGCCAACTCGCCCTGGACTACGCAACCGAGGGAATTTTGGTCAATGCCGTCGCCCCAGGGTTCGTCGTCACAGGATCCCACGAAGGGGGACCGGAATACCTGGAAAACGGCCAGGAGGCGCCCGCCTACGCGCTGGGCTCCAGCCGCACTCCATACCCTCGGCTGGGCCGCCCGGATGACATCGCCGGGGCTGCGCTATATCTCGCGTCCGATGATTGCACATTCATGTCCGGGCACAACATGCTCGTCGATGGGGGTTGGACCATCTGGTGA
- a CDS encoding nuclear transport factor 2 family protein, which produces MKNSETKLNAEQLAAVAHSYFAAADARDLDAVFAHFDPNIVHRTLGQPGELDHRLSRGIEELRPGWEDYFARGVETHEIINLVVDEGSSKVSTEQVIWDVRGDGPVPVQYNCNFFDIGPDGRITRMVVWMSRHESQK; this is translated from the coding sequence ATGAAGAACTCAGAAACGAAGCTCAATGCCGAGCAGCTTGCTGCCGTCGCTCACAGCTATTTCGCTGCTGCCGACGCTCGGGACCTCGATGCCGTGTTTGCGCATTTCGACCCGAATATCGTCCACCGCACTCTGGGCCAGCCTGGCGAGTTGGATCACCGGCTTTCCCGCGGCATCGAGGAGCTACGGCCGGGCTGGGAGGACTATTTCGCCCGTGGAGTCGAAACCCACGAGATCATAAATCTTGTCGTCGACGAGGGTTCCAGCAAAGTCAGCACCGAGCAGGTTATTTGGGATGTCCGTGGTGATGGTCCGGTTCCCGTGCAGTACAACTGCAACTTTTTCGACATTGGACCGGACGGAAGGATTACTAGGATGGTCGTCTGGATGTCACGACACGAGTCCCAGAAGTAG
- a CDS encoding amino acid ABC transporter permease: MSNTDPSLVSSHVPTALTAGGPEATMRDSESSTPTDAASDVRLPHRQHPGWWLAIIAVLGLAAAGVNVAATNPNMQWDVFARYFFSGAILQGLGMTLWLTLIAMVAGTAIGVITAVMRQSPVKVLASAAWLYTWFFRGTPLLVQIIFWYNLAILFPTLELGIPFTGLTLWSGATNSLITPFVAASLALSLNEGAYMAEIVRGGLQSVDQGQEEAATALGMTRMKMLRRIVIPQAMRVIVPPFGNEVISMLKSSSLVSVIAMAELLYSAQLIYQQSYETIPLLMVASLWYLVLVTVLSAIQYYVERRFSRGSKRALPPTPAQRLTTWVRNTSLAGRRAGALGRGV, from the coding sequence ATGAGCAATACGGACCCATCCCTTGTCTCGTCCCACGTGCCTACTGCGCTAACTGCGGGAGGCCCGGAAGCAACGATGCGGGATTCTGAATCATCAACGCCAACCGACGCTGCCAGCGACGTGCGTCTGCCGCACAGGCAGCATCCTGGGTGGTGGCTGGCCATCATTGCCGTTTTGGGATTGGCCGCGGCTGGCGTGAATGTCGCAGCCACAAACCCCAACATGCAGTGGGATGTATTTGCCCGCTACTTCTTCTCGGGAGCCATCCTGCAGGGCTTGGGTATGACCCTCTGGCTGACACTCATCGCCATGGTCGCGGGGACAGCAATCGGCGTTATCACCGCCGTGATGCGGCAATCTCCGGTCAAGGTGCTCGCATCCGCAGCCTGGCTCTACACCTGGTTCTTCCGGGGCACTCCGCTTTTGGTCCAGATCATCTTCTGGTACAACCTCGCCATCCTGTTTCCCACGCTCGAACTCGGAATACCCTTCACCGGGCTAACGCTTTGGAGCGGAGCAACGAACTCCCTTATAACGCCCTTCGTTGCGGCATCGCTCGCACTGTCGCTGAACGAGGGAGCCTACATGGCGGAAATTGTTCGCGGAGGCCTCCAATCTGTCGACCAGGGGCAGGAGGAGGCCGCGACGGCACTTGGCATGACTCGCATGAAAATGCTGCGTCGCATCGTCATTCCGCAGGCCATGCGCGTAATCGTTCCACCGTTCGGCAATGAAGTAATCAGCATGCTGAAGTCATCGTCGCTGGTGAGCGTGATCGCGATGGCCGAGCTCCTCTACAGCGCGCAGCTCATTTATCAACAGTCTTACGAAACAATCCCGCTGCTCATGGTGGCAAGCCTCTGGTACCTGGTACTGGTCACGGTGTTGAGCGCCATACAGTACTACGTCGAGCGTCGCTTCTCACGCGGGTCAAAGCGCGCGCTGCCACCAACGCCCGCACAGAGGCTCACGACGTGGGTCCGAAACACTTCGCTGGCGGGACGACGCGCCGGCGCACTTGGAAGAGGTGTGTAA